The proteins below are encoded in one region of Pseudomonas sp. SCB32:
- the putA gene encoding trifunctional transcriptional regulator/proline dehydrogenase/L-glutamate gamma-semialdehyde dehydrogenase produces the protein MATTTLGVKLDDATRERLKLAAQQLDRTPHWLIKQAIFTYLEQVEGGLTPAEHSGLAAAAGEESVDSLSERGLQVFLDFAESILPQSVLRAAITAAYRRPETEALPMLLDLARLPKEQADAANKMALGIAEKLRNQKNAGGRQGLVQGLLQEFSLSSQEGVALMCLAEALLRIPDKATRDALIRDKISSGNWSQHLGQSPSMFVNAASWGLLITGKLVSTHTEAGMSSALNRIIGKSGEPLIRKGVDMAMRLMGEQFVTGETIAEALANAATMESRGFRYSYDMLGEAALTDEDAKRYLASYEQAIHAIGKASHGRGIYEGPGISIKLSALHPRYSRAQYERVMDELYPTVLGLVKMARDYDIGINVDAEEADRLEISLDLLERLCFEPSLAGWNGIGFVIQAYQKRCPYVIDYVIDLAKRSRHRLMIRLVKGAYWDSEIKMAQVNGLEGYPVYTRKPYTDVSYLACARKLLAVPEAIYPQFATHNAHSLSAIYNLAGQNYYPGQYEFQCLHGMGEPLYEQVVGKVADGKFNRPCRIYAPVGSHETLLAYLVRRLLENGANTSFVNRIADHSISLKDLVLDPVLQVEQMAAQEGTLGLPHPRISLPRELYGEARQNSAGIDLANEHRLGSLSSALLSSTNHAYLAAPILGLVDAAPGEPQPVRNPADLRDIVGHVHEASEADVNNAILGALSSAQIWQSTQPAERGAILQRAADLMEAEIQQLMGVLVRESGKTFANAIAEVREAVDFLRYYGAQASTHFANDSHRPLGPVVCISPWNFPLAIFSGQVAAALAAGNTVLAKPAEQTPLIAAQAVRILLEAGVPVGAVQLLPGRGETVGARLVGDVRVRGVMFTGSTEVAGILQRNIAGRLDAQGRTIPLIAETGGLNAMIVDSSALAEQVVVDVVNSAFDSAGQRCSALRVLCVQADVADRVVAMLKGAMAEYRIGAPERLHTDIGPVIDEEAKGNIDKHIQTMRDKGRKVFQSARVDAEEIKRGTFVVPTLIELDSFSELKREIFGPVLHVVRYERAELDQLLAQINASGYGLTLGVHTRIDETIAQVVESAHVGNLYVNRNVVGAVVGVQPFGGEGLSGTGPKAGGPLYLYRLLSTRPQDAVARQLQGDGAQAIGRPAVASKAVDALTQWASQNEPALAALIGGYAELSQSYTVQVLTGPTGERNTYSLLPREHVLCLAEERGDLLAQLAAVLSVGSRALVLQAQSELVTSLPKEVQKRIDLIADWAATDSAFDAILHHGDSDQLRAVCEQASKRKGAIVGVTGLNRGETDIPLERLLIERALSVNTAAAGGNASLMTIG, from the coding sequence ATGGCCACCACTACCCTCGGCGTGAAGCTCGACGACGCCACCCGTGAACGTCTCAAGCTCGCCGCCCAGCAGCTCGACCGTACCCCGCACTGGCTGATCAAGCAGGCGATCTTCACGTACCTGGAACAGGTCGAGGGTGGACTGACTCCCGCCGAGCACTCCGGGCTGGCCGCCGCCGCAGGCGAAGAGTCCGTGGACTCGCTGAGCGAGCGGGGACTGCAGGTCTTCCTCGATTTCGCCGAAAGCATCCTGCCGCAGTCGGTCCTGCGCGCCGCCATCACCGCCGCCTATCGCCGCCCGGAAACCGAGGCGCTGCCGATGCTGCTGGACCTGGCCCGTCTGCCGAAAGAGCAGGCCGACGCCGCCAACAAGATGGCCCTGGGCATTGCCGAGAAGCTGCGCAACCAGAAGAACGCCGGTGGCCGCCAGGGCCTGGTGCAGGGTCTGCTGCAGGAGTTCTCCCTGTCGTCCCAGGAAGGCGTGGCGCTGATGTGCCTGGCCGAGGCGCTGCTGCGCATCCCGGACAAGGCCACTCGTGACGCGCTGATCCGCGACAAGATCAGCAGCGGCAACTGGAGCCAGCACCTGGGCCAGAGCCCGTCGATGTTCGTCAACGCGGCCTCCTGGGGCCTGCTGATCACCGGCAAGCTGGTCTCGACCCACACTGAAGCCGGCATGTCCTCGGCGCTCAACCGCATCATCGGCAAGTCCGGCGAGCCGCTGATCCGCAAGGGCGTGGACATGGCCATGCGCCTGATGGGCGAGCAGTTCGTCACCGGCGAGACCATCGCCGAGGCGCTGGCGAATGCGGCCACCATGGAATCCAGGGGCTTCCGCTACTCCTACGACATGCTCGGCGAAGCTGCGCTGACCGATGAGGACGCCAAGCGCTACCTGGCGTCCTACGAGCAGGCCATCCATGCCATCGGCAAGGCCTCCCACGGTCGTGGCATCTATGAAGGCCCGGGCATCTCGATCAAGCTCTCCGCGCTGCACCCGCGCTACAGCCGCGCCCAGTACGAGCGCGTGATGGACGAGCTGTACCCGACCGTTCTGGGTCTGGTGAAGATGGCCCGCGACTACGACATCGGCATCAACGTCGATGCCGAGGAAGCCGACCGCCTGGAAATCTCCCTCGACCTGCTGGAGCGTCTGTGCTTCGAGCCGAGCCTCGCCGGCTGGAACGGCATCGGCTTCGTCATCCAGGCCTACCAGAAGCGCTGCCCGTACGTGATCGACTACGTGATCGACCTGGCCAAGCGCAGCCGCCACCGCCTGATGATCCGCCTGGTGAAGGGCGCCTACTGGGACAGCGAGATCAAGATGGCCCAGGTCAACGGCCTGGAGGGCTACCCGGTCTATACCCGCAAGCCGTACACCGACGTTTCCTACCTGGCCTGCGCGCGCAAGCTGCTGGCCGTTCCGGAAGCCATCTACCCGCAGTTCGCCACCCACAACGCCCACTCGTTGTCGGCCATCTACAACCTCGCCGGGCAGAACTACTACCCGGGCCAGTACGAGTTCCAGTGCCTGCACGGCATGGGCGAGCCGCTGTACGAGCAGGTGGTGGGCAAGGTCGCCGACGGCAAGTTCAACCGTCCGTGCCGTATCTACGCACCGGTGGGCAGCCATGAAACCCTGCTGGCGTATCTCGTTCGCCGCCTGCTGGAAAACGGCGCCAACACCTCCTTCGTCAACCGCATCGCCGACCACAGCATCTCCCTCAAGGACCTGGTGCTGGACCCGGTACTGCAGGTCGAGCAGATGGCTGCACAGGAAGGCACCCTGGGTCTGCCGCACCCGCGCATCTCGCTGCCGCGTGAGCTGTACGGCGAGGCACGCCAGAACTCCGCCGGCATCGACCTGGCCAACGAGCACCGTCTGGGTTCGCTGTCCTCGGCGCTGCTGTCGAGCACCAACCACGCCTACCTGGCCGCGCCGATCCTCGGCCTGGTGGATGCCGCACCGGGCGAACCGCAGCCGGTACGCAACCCGGCCGACTTGCGCGATATCGTGGGCCACGTGCATGAAGCCAGCGAAGCCGACGTGAACAACGCCATCCTCGGCGCGCTGTCCAGCGCGCAAATCTGGCAGTCCACCCAGCCGGCCGAGCGCGGCGCCATCCTGCAGCGTGCCGCTGACCTGATGGAAGCCGAGATCCAGCAGCTTATGGGCGTGCTGGTGCGCGAGTCGGGCAAAACTTTCGCCAACGCCATCGCCGAAGTGCGCGAGGCGGTGGACTTCCTCCGTTACTACGGCGCCCAGGCCAGCACCCACTTCGCCAACGACAGCCACCGCCCGCTGGGCCCAGTGGTGTGCATCAGCCCGTGGAACTTCCCGCTGGCGATCTTCAGCGGCCAGGTGGCCGCCGCCCTGGCCGCCGGTAACACCGTGTTGGCCAAGCCGGCCGAGCAGACCCCGCTGATCGCCGCGCAGGCCGTGCGCATCCTTCTCGAAGCCGGCGTACCGGTCGGCGCCGTGCAGCTGCTGCCGGGCCGTGGTGAAACCGTCGGCGCCCGTCTTGTCGGAGACGTGCGCGTGCGTGGCGTGATGTTCACCGGTTCCACCGAAGTGGCCGGCATCCTCCAGCGCAATATCGCCGGCCGCCTCGACGCCCAGGGCCGCACCATCCCGCTGATCGCCGAAACCGGCGGCCTCAACGCCATGATCGTCGACTCCTCGGCGCTGGCCGAGCAAGTGGTGGTGGACGTGGTCAACTCCGCCTTCGACAGCGCCGGCCAGCGTTGCTCGGCCCTGCGCGTACTGTGCGTGCAGGCCGACGTGGCCGACCGCGTGGTCGCCATGCTCAAGGGCGCCATGGCCGAGTACCGTATTGGCGCGCCGGAGCGCCTGCACACCGACATCGGTCCGGTGATCGACGAGGAAGCCAAGGGCAACATCGACAAGCACATCCAGACCATGCGCGACAAAGGCCGCAAGGTGTTCCAGAGCGCCCGTGTCGATGCCGAGGAGATCAAGCGCGGCACCTTCGTCGTGCCGACCCTGATCGAGCTGGACAGCTTCAGCGAGCTCAAGCGTGAAATCTTCGGCCCGGTGCTGCACGTTGTGCGCTATGAGCGCGCCGAGCTGGACCAGCTGCTCGCGCAGATCAACGCCAGCGGCTACGGCCTGACCCTGGGTGTGCACACCCGTATCGACGAGACCATCGCCCAGGTGGTGGAGAGCGCCCACGTCGGCAACCTCTACGTCAACCGCAACGTGGTCGGCGCCGTGGTCGGCGTGCAGCCCTTCGGCGGTGAAGGCCTGTCCGGCACCGGTCCGAAAGCCGGTGGCCCGCTGTACCTGTACCGCCTGCTCTCGACCCGCCCGCAGGACGCGGTGGCCAGGCAACTGCAGGGCGACGGTGCGCAAGCGATCGGGCGTCCGGCCGTGGCGAGCAAGGCAGTGGATGCGCTGACCCAGTGGGCCAGCCAGAACGAGCCGGCGCTGGCCGCGCTGATCGGCGGTTACGCCGAGCTGTCGCAGAGCTACACCGTACAGGTGCTGACCGGCCCGACCGGCGAGCGCAACACCTACAGCCTGCTGCCGCGCGAACACGTGCTGTGCCTGGCCGAGGAGCGTGGCGACCTGCTGGCGCAACTGGCTGCCGTGCTGTCCGTGGGCAGCCGTGCGCTGGTCCTGCAGGCGCAGAGCGAACTGGTCACCAGCCTGCCGAAGGAGGTGCAGAAGCGCATCGACCTGATCGCCGACTGGGCCGCCACCGACAGCGCCTTCGACGCCATCCTGCACCACGGTGATTCCGATCAGCTGCGTGCGGTCTGCGAACAGGCATCCAAGCGCAAGGGCGCCATCGTCGGCGTTACCGGGCTTAACCGCGGGGAAACCGACATCCCGCTGGAACGCCTGCTGATCGAACGCGCCCTGAGCGTCAACACCGCCGCCGCCGGCGGCAACGCCAGCCTGATGACTATCGGCTGA
- a CDS encoding DUF2025 family protein translates to MAFTSSDICAAADGLRGFVGFNRKTGKYIVRFSEDSFGMDVVEDSIRPACEFVWALRAGDVMTLSRECLEILVAQNINDRLNFSEPLLTYLRRTDLPEIAAERRLK, encoded by the coding sequence ATGGCCTTCACTTCCAGCGACATCTGCGCCGCGGCCGACGGCCTTCGCGGCTTTGTCGGCTTCAACCGCAAGACGGGCAAGTACATCGTGCGTTTCAGCGAGGATTCCTTTGGCATGGACGTGGTCGAGGACAGTATCCGGCCGGCCTGCGAATTCGTCTGGGCGCTACGGGCGGGGGATGTCATGACCCTGAGCCGCGAGTGCCTGGAAATCCTCGTTGCACAGAACATCAATGATCGCCTCAACTTCAGCGAGCCCTTGCTCACCTACCTGCGTCGCACCGATCTGCCGGAAATCGCGGCGGAACGGCGCCTGAAGTAA
- the ubiM gene encoding 5-demethoxyubiquinol-8 5-hydroxylase UbiM, whose amino-acid sequence MHVDIAIVGAGPAGLCLARSLSGNGLSVLLIERQPLASLAEPAEDGREIALTHASRAELQRLGMWSRIDPQEISPLRDAQVLNGSSLFALRIEAGQAGAEQLGYFVANQVIRRVAFDAVHECPDVSLVCGRALRSLRMERDGVQLTLDNDSVVRARLLVAADSRFSETRRMLGIGASMEDFGKTMMVCRMAHERPHHNVAWEWFGYGQTLALLPVNGDRSSVVLTLPQREMAPLLELDETAFAHEMERRFDRRLGAMQLLGPRHTYPLVGVFADRFVGPRSALIGDAAVGMHPVTAHGFNFGLQSQRRLAAEVLSTHRRGGDIGGAWPLRRYATAHRLATWPLYQATRLIVGMYTDPRPPVRLLRNAGLRLAQGLPPLRQVIARHLAQGA is encoded by the coding sequence ATGCACGTGGACATCGCCATCGTCGGCGCCGGCCCCGCCGGGCTATGCCTGGCTCGCTCGTTGTCCGGCAACGGCCTGTCGGTCCTGCTGATCGAACGCCAGCCCCTTGCGAGCCTGGCCGAGCCGGCCGAGGACGGCCGCGAGATCGCCCTGACCCACGCCTCCCGCGCCGAGTTGCAACGCCTGGGGATGTGGTCGCGCATCGACCCGCAGGAGATCTCGCCGCTGCGCGATGCCCAGGTGCTCAACGGCTCGTCGCTGTTCGCGCTGCGTATCGAGGCGGGGCAGGCGGGCGCCGAGCAGTTGGGCTACTTCGTGGCCAATCAGGTGATTCGCCGCGTGGCCTTCGATGCCGTGCACGAGTGCCCGGATGTATCGCTGGTCTGCGGCCGGGCCTTGCGCTCGCTGCGGATGGAGCGCGACGGCGTGCAACTTACGCTGGACAATGACAGCGTGGTGCGCGCGCGCCTGCTGGTCGCCGCCGACAGCCGTTTCTCCGAAACGCGGCGGATGCTCGGCATTGGCGCGAGCATGGAGGATTTCGGCAAGACCATGATGGTCTGCCGCATGGCCCACGAACGACCGCACCACAACGTGGCCTGGGAATGGTTCGGCTACGGCCAGACCCTGGCGCTGCTGCCGGTCAATGGTGACCGCTCCTCGGTGGTACTGACCCTCCCGCAGCGCGAGATGGCGCCGCTGCTGGAGTTGGACGAGACAGCCTTCGCCCATGAGATGGAGCGACGCTTCGACCGCCGCCTGGGTGCGATGCAGCTGCTCGGCCCGCGCCATACCTACCCGCTGGTGGGTGTTTTCGCCGACCGCTTCGTGGGGCCGCGCAGTGCGCTGATCGGCGATGCCGCCGTCGGCATGCATCCGGTCACCGCCCACGGCTTCAACTTCGGTTTGCAGAGCCAGCGCCGGCTCGCAGCGGAGGTGTTGTCCACCCATCGGCGCGGCGGCGATATCGGCGGCGCCTGGCCGCTGCGCCGTTACGCCACGGCCCATCGCCTGGCGACCTGGCCGTTGTACCAGGCCACACGCCTGATCGTCGGCATGTACACCGACCCGCGCCCACCGGTGCGCCTGCTGCGTAATGCCGGCCTGCGCCTGGCCCAGGGCCTGCCGCCGCTGCGGCAGGTGATTGCGCGGCACCTAGCGCAGGGGGCGTAA
- a CDS encoding IclR family transcriptional regulator encodes MTDAPRASLPPLAPPIIASPAKRIEAFTGDPNFMTSLARGLAVIHAFQERKRHLTIAQISHRTEIPRAAVRRCLHTLMKLGYVTSDGRTYSLLPKVLTLGHAYLSSTPLAVTAQPILDRLSEQLHEACSMATLEGDEILYIARSATPQRLISVDLSVGSRLPAYCTSMGRILLAGLDDEALEDYLAHADLQVKTSRTVHTPDMLRASVAEIRQQGWVIIDQELEVGLRSIAVPLKDSAGQVLAALNVGTHAGRVSRQELETRFLPVLLEASRELGTRLFH; translated from the coding sequence ATGACCGACGCCCCCCGCGCCAGCCTGCCGCCCCTCGCTCCGCCGATCATTGCCTCGCCGGCCAAGCGCATCGAGGCTTTCACCGGTGACCCGAATTTCATGACCTCGCTGGCCCGAGGCCTGGCGGTGATCCATGCGTTCCAGGAGCGCAAGCGCCACCTGACCATCGCGCAGATCAGCCATCGCACCGAGATTCCTCGGGCCGCCGTGCGTCGCTGCCTGCACACCCTGATGAAGCTGGGCTACGTCACTTCCGACGGGCGTACCTACTCATTGCTGCCCAAGGTGCTGACCCTCGGTCACGCCTACCTGTCGTCCACGCCCCTGGCGGTCACCGCCCAGCCGATCCTCGATCGCCTGAGCGAGCAGTTGCATGAGGCGTGTTCGATGGCGACCCTGGAAGGCGACGAAATCCTCTACATCGCCCGCTCCGCCACCCCGCAGCGCCTGATTTCGGTGGACCTCAGCGTCGGCAGCCGGCTGCCGGCCTATTGCACCTCGATGGGACGCATCCTGCTCGCCGGCCTGGATGACGAAGCGCTGGAGGACTACCTGGCCCACGCCGACCTGCAGGTGAAGACCAGCCGCACCGTGCACACGCCGGACATGCTGCGGGCGAGCGTCGCCGAGATCCGCCAGCAGGGCTGGGTGATCATCGACCAGGAGCTGGAGGTCGGCCTGCGCTCCATTGCCGTGCCGCTGAAGGACTCTGCCGGTCAGGTGCTGGCGGCGCTGAACGTCGGCACCCATGCCGGGCGGGTGTCGCGCCAGGAGCTGGAGACGCGCTTCCTGCCGGTGCTGCTGGAGGCCAGTCGCGAGCTGGGTACGCGACTGTTCCATTGA
- a CDS encoding lysozyme inhibitor LprI family protein, protein MTLGIACALGYAALPATAASFDCGRAKQADEKTICADRQLSELDVQMATTYRLLRGLFAMGMRGSLGDSQLAWLEQRRACGANKACLKQRYRDRLDALQKVYDGIDKPI, encoded by the coding sequence ATGACGCTGGGTATCGCATGTGCCCTGGGTTATGCCGCGCTGCCAGCCACTGCCGCCAGCTTCGACTGCGGCAGGGCAAAACAGGCTGACGAGAAAACCATCTGTGCCGATCGCCAGCTGTCCGAACTGGATGTGCAGATGGCGACCACCTATCGCTTGCTCAGAGGGCTGTTCGCCATGGGTATGCGTGGCAGCCTGGGCGATTCACAGCTGGCGTGGCTGGAGCAGCGGCGCGCCTGTGGGGCCAACAAGGCATGCCTGAAGCAACGCTACAGGGATCGCCTGGACGCGTTGCAGAAAGTCTACGACGGCATCGACAAGCCAATCTGA
- the cysG gene encoding siroheme synthase CysG produces the protein MDFLPLFHILRGRRALLVGGGDVALRKARLLSDAGAVLRVVAPEVHSELRELAEEGAGELLLRPYLQSDLQECVLVIAATDDESLNAQVSRDANERGVPVNVVDAPALCSVIFPAIVDRSPLVVAVSSGGDAPVLARLLRAKLETWIPATYGQLAGLASRFRERVKQRLPDLQQRRKFWEEVFQGPVAERMLSGQPNEAERLLADKLESPQPESRGEVYLVGAGPGDPDLLTFRALRLMQQADVVLYDRLVAPAILELCRRDADRLYVGKRRADHAVPQDEINRKLVELALQGKRVLRLKGGDPFIFGRGGEEIDELAANGIPFQVVPGITAASGCAAYAGIPLTHRDYAQSVRFVTGHLKDGTTDLPWNDLVAPGQTLVFYMGLVGLPVICEQLVRHGRSADTPAALVQQGTTVHQRVFTGTLASLPELVAEHEVHAPTLVIVGEVVRLRDKLAWFEGQQ, from the coding sequence ATGGACTTCCTGCCGCTGTTCCACATCCTGCGCGGACGTCGCGCGCTACTGGTCGGCGGCGGTGATGTCGCACTGCGCAAGGCGCGCCTGCTGAGCGACGCTGGCGCGGTGTTGCGAGTCGTGGCGCCCGAGGTGCACTCCGAGCTTCGTGAGCTGGCCGAGGAGGGCGCGGGCGAATTGCTCCTGCGCCCTTACCTCCAGAGCGATTTGCAGGAATGCGTGCTTGTCATTGCCGCTACCGACGATGAGTCGCTCAACGCGCAGGTCTCCCGCGATGCCAACGAGCGTGGCGTGCCGGTCAACGTAGTTGATGCGCCCGCGTTGTGCAGCGTGATCTTCCCGGCCATCGTCGACCGTTCGCCGCTGGTAGTGGCCGTGTCCAGTGGTGGCGATGCGCCGGTACTGGCGCGCCTGCTGCGGGCCAAGCTGGAAACCTGGATTCCCGCGACCTACGGCCAGCTGGCCGGGCTTGCCAGCCGCTTCCGTGAGCGCGTGAAGCAGCGTCTGCCGGACCTGCAACAGCGCCGCAAATTCTGGGAGGAGGTGTTCCAGGGGCCGGTGGCCGAACGCATGCTGTCCGGTCAGCCGAACGAAGCTGAACGCCTGCTGGCGGACAAGCTGGAGTCGCCGCAGCCCGAGTCCCGCGGTGAGGTCTATCTGGTCGGTGCCGGTCCGGGCGATCCCGACCTGCTGACCTTCCGCGCCCTGCGGCTGATGCAGCAGGCTGACGTGGTGCTCTACGACCGCCTCGTCGCTCCGGCGATTCTCGAGCTGTGCCGCCGCGACGCCGATCGCCTCTACGTCGGCAAGCGCCGCGCGGATCACGCCGTGCCGCAGGACGAGATCAATCGCAAACTGGTCGAGCTGGCTCTGCAGGGCAAGCGCGTGCTGCGTCTGAAGGGTGGCGACCCGTTCATCTTCGGTCGTGGTGGTGAAGAGATCGACGAACTGGCGGCCAACGGCATCCCGTTCCAGGTCGTGCCCGGCATCACCGCAGCGAGCGGTTGCGCCGCCTACGCCGGCATCCCGCTGACCCATCGCGACTACGCGCAGTCGGTGCGCTTCGTGACCGGCCACCTGAAGGACGGCACGACCGATCTGCCCTGGAACGACCTGGTCGCGCCGGGGCAGACCCTGGTGTTCTACATGGGCTTGGTCGGCTTGCCGGTGATCTGCGAGCAACTGGTGCGCCATGGCCGTTCCGCCGATACCCCGGCAGCGCTGGTTCAGCAAGGCACTACCGTGCATCAGCGGGTATTCACCGGTACGCTGGCCAGCCTGCCTGAGCTGGTGGCTGAGCATGAGGTGCATGCGCCGACGCTGGTGATCGTGGGCGAGGTCGTGCGGCTGCGGGACAAGCTCGCCTGGTTCGAAGGCCAGCAATGA
- the serS gene encoding serine--tRNA ligase codes for MLDSKLVRTQPQEVAERLATRGFTLDVARIEALESQRKSVQTRTETLQAERNSRSKAIGLAMKNGEDVAPLKAEVNRMAEELESGKRELDAIQVELDTLLLNIPNLPHESVPVGEDEEQNVEVRRWGTPRSFDFEIKDHVALGEQHGWLDFETAARLSGARFALMRGPIARLHRALAQFMIDLHTREHGYEEAYTPYLVQAPALQGTGQLPKFEEDLFKIQREDEADLYLIPTAEVSLTNIVAGQILDAKELPLKFVAHTPCFRSEAGASGRDTRGMIRQHQFDKVEMVQIVEPSKSWEALESLVGNAEKVLQALELPYRALALCTGDMGFGAAKTYDLEVWVPSQDKYREISSCSNCGDFQARRMQARYRNPETGKPELVHTLNGSGLAVGRTLVAVLENYQQADGSIRVPDVLKPYMAGIEVIG; via the coding sequence ATGCTCGATTCCAAACTGGTTCGTACCCAGCCGCAAGAAGTGGCCGAACGCCTGGCTACCCGTGGCTTCACCCTGGATGTGGCGCGCATCGAAGCGCTGGAGAGCCAGCGCAAGTCCGTGCAGACCCGTACCGAGACCCTGCAGGCCGAGCGCAACTCGCGTTCCAAGGCGATCGGCCTGGCCATGAAGAATGGCGAAGACGTCGCGCCGCTGAAGGCCGAGGTCAATCGCATGGCCGAGGAGCTGGAGTCGGGCAAGCGCGAACTGGACGCCATCCAGGTCGAACTGGATACCTTGCTGCTGAACATCCCGAACCTGCCCCACGAGTCCGTGCCGGTGGGCGAGGATGAGGAGCAGAACGTCGAAGTCCGTCGCTGGGGCACTCCGCGCTCCTTCGATTTTGAGATCAAGGACCACGTTGCCCTGGGCGAACAACACGGCTGGCTGGACTTCGAGACCGCCGCACGCCTGTCCGGCGCCCGCTTCGCCCTGATGCGCGGCCCGATCGCCCGTCTGCACCGTGCCCTGGCGCAGTTCATGATCGACCTGCACACCCGCGAGCACGGCTACGAAGAAGCCTACACCCCGTACCTGGTGCAGGCTCCGGCGCTGCAGGGCACCGGCCAGCTGCCGAAGTTCGAGGAAGACCTGTTCAAGATCCAGCGTGAAGACGAAGCCGATCTGTACCTGATCCCGACTGCCGAAGTCTCGCTGACCAACATCGTTGCCGGCCAGATCCTCGACGCGAAGGAGCTGCCGCTGAAGTTCGTCGCCCATACCCCTTGCTTCCGCAGCGAAGCCGGCGCCTCGGGCCGTGATACCCGCGGCATGATCCGCCAGCACCAGTTCGACAAGGTCGAGATGGTGCAGATCGTCGAGCCGTCCAAATCCTGGGAAGCGCTGGAAAGCCTGGTCGGCAACGCCGAGAAGGTCCTCCAGGCCCTGGAGCTGCCGTACCGCGCCCTCGCGCTGTGCACTGGCGACATGGGCTTCGGCGCCGCCAAGACCTACGACCTTGAAGTCTGGGTGCCGAGCCAGGACAAGTACCGCGAGATTTCCTCCTGCTCCAACTGTGGCGACTTCCAGGCTCGCCGCATGCAGGCGCGCTACCGCAACCCGGAGACCGGCAAGCCGGAGCTGGTGCATACCCTCAACGGTTCGGGCCTGGCCGTGGGCCGCACCCTGGTCGCCGTGCTGGAGAACTACCAGCAGGCTGATGGCTCGATCCGCGTACCGGACGTGCTGAAGCCGTACATGGCCGGCATCGAGGTCATCGGCTGA